The genomic DNA GGCACGTGCCTCCCGCTCAGCCTCGGTACAGGTATTCGGTAAATGCAGGGTGAACACAGCCACTGCGCTTTTTACACCCGTCTCCGCGGCACATTCCGCGCGCAGTGCAACGGGGAGCAGCACCATTCCCCACAACACCCCTATTACGGCCCAAATGGGAAATCCACGAGGCCGAGAGGATCGGGATGATGATTCCACAAAACCTCTCCGAACCAACCGAGAAACACATAACGGTGCGAACACTTTACTCCCCCAATGCCTTTGCTACACTTCGACTCATATGTCCGCGATTACACCCGTGGTTCATACCAGCGGAGGCCGACGCTTCCTATGCACGGTCTTTGTCTGCACCGTTGTGCTACTCGCAACTATCCCGCGCGCCGGCGCAGAAGCGGTGGTCGAAGTCCCGATGCTCGCGGCGATCCAATCGAATAACCTCGGCGTGTTCGAAGTGCTCCTGTTGCGTTGGGATCACCGGCCAAGCCCCTCGCCCATGGAGCTGCAATGGCTGGGCGGCAACATCCGGCCCGGACAGACGAACCTCAGTTCCATGGTCCTTGCCTTTCAATATGCGCTCGCCCACACGCCACAGATCGATCATGCGGGAACGGTCAGTGCCATGGGCATCGCATACGCCGCAACCGGGACAGACGGCCCGAGCGCAGGGGCAGTGATGACGGTCGGATTTGCGGCGCTATTGAAAGGAGATCATATCCGGCGAGGGATTGCCTTAACCGGTACGATTGCCAAGGATGGCACCATCGGACCCGTGGGCGGCATCCCCGACAAGATTCGTGCGGCAGCCCGCGAGGGTTATCGCACGATCCTGATCCCCCAAGGCCAGCGGGACGATCCGCGCTGGAACCTCAACCGGCTCGCCTGGGAGCTCAACGTTGAAGTCACGGAGGTCGCCACAGTCGAGGAGGCCTACCGTCTCATGACCGGAGGCACACTCGAATAGGAGTCTCGCGGTCGGTGGACGCCGCGGCTACGCTTCCACCCCCAACCCTTCGACGATTGCCCGAAACTCCGCGTCCGTGAGACGATGCATGCCAAGACTAAGCCGCCGAGTCAATTCGGCCTGCGCCTCGATACCCAACACCCGCTGAAGCAGAGCCTGACAGTCCGGCGCATGACCCTGCCAACGCCGGAGCGGCGTGACCCGAACAAATCCATATCGGGCTTCTGTTCGCACCTCGTCCTTGAGCAATTCATCCAGGGCTTGAAACGGCTGGACCGGTGAAGTAATCGTAAACTCCGCTCGAATACCTTCCTTCAGCACATACACCAGTCCGTGGGAGTCCTGCGCCAAAAACTTCTGGAGATTGTCGCGAATCAAGGCCGTGCAGAGACCCCAAATCCCGGCGCCAAGCTGCAGCTCGGCACTCTCCTGGGAGGTCCGTTCACGAAGGGCTCCGGCGATAAACAAAAAATGGCTCATGAAATCTACAGGATCAGGATGATGGCCAGAAGCCGCTACCAGCGGAGCACCACAGCGACGGGCGCGAGGAATCTTCCCCAGACAGCCCCAGGCCTGTCTGGACGGAGGTCACCATCAGGCCTGTTCAGTGGAGCCTTCACTGGCTAGGGAGCACGTGGCACAAAGAGGCATCAACCGAGCACAACCCGGTAAGCCACGACACCAACGTGGGCTAATTGTTGCGATACTCGTCTGCGTCGTCGAGGAGATCTTCCGACTTTTCCAGATAGTCCACGTCGTCGTCTTCACCATCGAGTCCGAGTTCTTCTTCGATCTCTTCTTCGATTTCTTCCGACACATCCTCAAGGTCTTCCGCCATTTCCTCTTCGTCATCGAGCTCCAGCGGTCGAGGCTCGGGCTCCACCTTCGCCGCCTTGCTGACCTCCGGCACTGGAGGCTTCGCAGGTTTCGACTCAGGAATCACGGCCGACTGTTCGACCGGAGGGTTGACCTTGGGGGGCGCAGGCTTGGGTTTGGGCTTTGCCGCAGGCTTGACGGCTTTCGGCGCCGGCTTCACCGCTTTGGAGACGGGCTTCGCCTTGGAAGGACGTTTGGCCGCTGCAGCCGGTTTTTGGGCCACTTTTCTTGCGGGCTTGACGACTTTCTTCGCGGCAGGTTTCCCCTTTACCGCTACCGCCTTCTTGGCCTTCACAGGCTTCTTAGCTGCCACGGCTTTCTTCAGCTTCGTCGCCTTTTTCACCGCGACTTTTTTCGGCGGCGAGGCTTTGGCAGCAACGCTTTTCTTTTTCACGATTTTCTTCGCCATTCCACGTCCTCCTCTCAGGTCTTCAGCATGGCACGTCGGTGGTAAAGCGGCCTCCATCTAGCATGAACAAGCGGGTTCTTGCAACCATCCTGCACCCACGGCTGACTGTGTCAGGCTGCAACGCTGTCGCGCCCCTGCAAGCATTCACATTCGTGCCGTCGGCGCCGCCCGGGCGCATCCAGCACGACCCGGCGTGTTCCTTCCTCCAGCCCAGGCGAATGCCTCCCCATAGGCCGACTGAATCCTTCCGTCGGGAACCTGTCTCTATGTATAATAGATGTATATTGATTCACCGGAATGACGACGCTATGAGCTGGAGACTGTTCTTCTTCGTATTGGCGACAAGCACCTTGATAGCCTGGCCGACCTCTGCGACGCCACCGGCGACGCAAGTCCTGATGGACAGCGGATCACCCTATTATGTGCCTGCAGCTGTGACTGTAACCGCCGGCGGCGCCATCCGTTGGGAAAATCCAACGCCCACCCACCATACCGTGACCCACGATGCATGCCTTGAAGAAACCGGCCGTTGCGCCTTCGACTCAGGGGCCGTCGAACCGGGAGGAGCCTACACCATCCCAAGCCTGCCGCCTGGCCGTTACCCCTATCAATGCCGCATTCACCCCATTATGCGCGGCATGATTATCGTGACGGAGTCGCCGCTGCTTCCCTCGCAGACGTAGCCACTCCTCCTCATCGAGGTTCTTGCACGTCAGCGCCGCGCTCGTGTAGGCTGCGGCTTTTCGTGCCTAGGACCTAACCAGATGAAAGCTGCCGCAGCCATCCAAGAGCCCCTCACATTGAGCGGCGACACCCTCAACCTGCTTGCCTGGCGTATTCCCGACCTCGTAGCCTACCAGCACGCCTTCGACGAATGGTGGCTAGCGCCGCTCGACGACGACTTCCCGCTCGTCCGGCTCAATGCCGTCGGGATTGAAATGCTCACCTCCATGAACGGCCACATTACGGTGGGCGCGCTCGTGGAGAAGTACGGGAATAAGATCTGCGGCCCGGACGGCCAGCCCGGGACCTGGCACCTGGCACGGTGGTCCACGCCCAATTATTCGCTGTGCTACTTCGGCACGGAGCCGCCCGGGGGCCATCGCCACAAGGCCAAATGGGACCTGCTCCTGCAGCAAATCCGGGAGAGCTGGTCGGGGCAGCAGGAGTTCGAAGGTGAGGAACACCTCGAAGATTTCCATGTCCACGAGTTGAAGGAAAGTGACCTGGAGGATGGCCACTTCGATCTGATCGAAACCACCGTCTCCCACCTCTTCCGGGAACCCTGCGAAGCCCTGGGCGGCACGACCTATGGCCGCCTGCTCATGCGCCAACTACGCCGGCTCGGCTGGTTCAAACCGAAGCCAAAAGTCATTGTCGAGATCGGTGGTGGATTGGGTTATGTCGCCCGCGAGCTAGGACAGGAACTACTGCCCTTCGAGAAACAAGGCATTCAATACATTTCGTTGGATGTCACGCGCCCGTTCCTGCAGCTCCAGACCAAACGCGCGAAGGCCGGCGGCTGGACCGGCACCGGCACCCATGCCAACGGCGAATGCCTGCCCTTTAGAGACAACTCCGTCGACCTCATCATCGACAACGAAAATATGGCCGACATGACGCCGGTGAAGCTCAGCCGCAAGGAGCTCACGGAAGGCACAGGCGAGACCGCACAACATCAAGAAGCGCTGGATTGGATCAGGCGGCTGAAGGTGCCGCTTGAGAAGGAATTGCCCGAAGAAGTGATCTTCAATCTGGGACCGATGCGGTTCGTGGCCGAAGTCTGGCGGGTACTCAAGCCGGGCGGTCGGGCATTTCTCACGGAGTTTGGCGTCGAAGAAGGTTGGCCCGCCGCCGTGAAGCTCCCCCACCACACGGAATACGAGGTGCAGTACAACCACCTGCGACAAGCGGTACGTTGGCTTGGCTTTCAGGAGCGGTACCTGTCACTCCCGCAGTTTTTGCAGATCAAGCCGGACACGAAAGTCCTCTGCACCGGCGCGGCCTATACGATTCAACGGTTCTGTCAGGGACTGGGGCAGAACTTTTCTGTGCGGGCCTACACGGAAAGTGAGCTCACCAAAACCCTGGGCGACATCCTCCCCAAGCTCCAAGGCTGCCACTACCACGACATCGCCGACCCCGCCTGGTTCGGCCTCATCGACTTCAAGGTGCTACTGCTGGAAAAGCCGGGCGGCATCCCCCAACCGACCTTCACCGAGCAGAAGAGCGGCCTCCGCTGGTATTCGCAGAGGTAACGTTCTGGCGATTCCTCAATTTCAGCACTAGGGGCCACTCAAGTGTGATCGCGATCCGACAGAGGGAAACCTTACGCTTTAACTGAGCCTTCAACTGAACAGAAGCCAGGATTGTCATTGATCCGCACGCGCTCAAAAATAAATCGAATGACTGAAAAAAAATAGCACTTATCGACCACCGGCAAGATGTATCAGCACCCCTTCGCGCAACCCCAAATCGCTGACCAGCAGACTCGACATCCCCAATGTCTCCATCACCGTGCGCAGGATGACCGCGCCGGCAGCAATGACGTCTTCCCGTCCACGTTCAAGCCCGGGCAGGCCTTCCCGTTGCGCCTTCGAACAACTGAGTAGCTGCAACTCCAACTGCTTCACCATATTTAGCGTTAGCGTGTAGTTGTGAATTCTTGCCGGCTCATAAGCAGGCAACTGCTGAACCATAGCGGCCAGCGCAGTGATGGTTCCTGCGGTGCCGACGAACATGACTCCTGGCGACCGTGGCATTGCTGCTATTGCGGCAGTGGTTTCCCGGCGCACCCAGTCGCGCGCTTCCTGCACCTCGTCTGGGGTCGGCGGATCACTGTGCAGTATCCGTTCGCTCAACCGCACGACACCGATATCGATGGATCTCGCCAGCGTCGCCTGGCCGGGCCGGTCCAGAATAAACTCGGTGCTCCCTCCCCCGATATCCAACGCCAGCAGATCCGTCACACCAGAGGGCAGGCCGGAACGGATACCAAGCATGGTTCGGCGGGCTTCCTCCTCGCCGGAAATGATCTCAACCTGG from Nitrospira sp. ND1 includes the following:
- a CDS encoding S16 family serine protease codes for the protein MSAITPVVHTSGGRRFLCTVFVCTVVLLATIPRAGAEAVVEVPMLAAIQSNNLGVFEVLLLRWDHRPSPSPMELQWLGGNIRPGQTNLSSMVLAFQYALAHTPQIDHAGTVSAMGIAYAATGTDGPSAGAVMTVGFAALLKGDHIRRGIALTGTIAKDGTIGPVGGIPDKIRAAAREGYRTILIPQGQRDDPRWNLNRLAWELNVEVTEVATVEEAYRLMTGGTLE
- a CDS encoding cupredoxin domain-containing protein encodes the protein MSWRLFFFVLATSTLIAWPTSATPPATQVLMDSGSPYYVPAAVTVTAGGAIRWENPTPTHHTVTHDACLEETGRCAFDSGAVEPGGAYTIPSLPPGRYPYQCRIHPIMRGMIIVTESPLLPSQT
- a CDS encoding class I SAM-dependent methyltransferase, whose translation is MKAAAAIQEPLTLSGDTLNLLAWRIPDLVAYQHAFDEWWLAPLDDDFPLVRLNAVGIEMLTSMNGHITVGALVEKYGNKICGPDGQPGTWHLARWSTPNYSLCYFGTEPPGGHRHKAKWDLLLQQIRESWSGQQEFEGEEHLEDFHVHELKESDLEDGHFDLIETTVSHLFREPCEALGGTTYGRLLMRQLRRLGWFKPKPKVIVEIGGGLGYVARELGQELLPFEKQGIQYISLDVTRPFLQLQTKRAKAGGWTGTGTHANGECLPFRDNSVDLIIDNENMADMTPVKLSRKELTEGTGETAQHQEALDWIRRLKVPLEKELPEEVIFNLGPMRFVAEVWRVLKPGGRAFLTEFGVEEGWPAAVKLPHHTEYEVQYNHLRQAVRWLGFQERYLSLPQFLQIKPDTKVLCTGAAYTIQRFCQGLGQNFSVRAYTESELTKTLGDILPKLQGCHYHDIADPAWFGLIDFKVLLLEKPGGIPQPTFTEQKSGLRWYSQR
- a CDS encoding Ppx/GppA phosphatase family protein encodes the protein MIPETTAPTRIFAGIDIGTLTCRLLIAELTSAGGLRELRSDRRILRLGQGVDRERVLRPDAMARVVATLKEWRQVIDGYHVDAATAVATSAVRDAGNRDEFLGLVQREAGFQVEIISGEEEARRTMLGIRSGLPSGVTDLLALDIGGGSTEFILDRPGQATLARSIDIGVVRLSERILHSDPPTPDEVQEARDWVRRETTAAIAAMPRSPGVMFVGTAGTITALAAMVQQLPAYEPARIHNYTLTLNMVKQLELQLLSCSKAQREGLPGLERGREDVIAAGAVILRTVMETLGMSSLLVSDLGLREGVLIHLAGGR